A stretch of DNA from Strigops habroptila isolate Jane chromosome 1, bStrHab1.2.pri, whole genome shotgun sequence:
GGGCTGACAGtgtaggaggaggaggagcccACGGAGGATGAGCGCGAGCGGAAGCCACTCATGTTGCCTGAGAGCATGTCCGCGAACTCGGTGATAGAGAGCGTGCCTGCACGGTACTGGTCCAGTGCTGACTGGTCAATCAGGCCCTTGCCGATGGCGTCGTCGATGTCATACTGGCGCCCTGAGCGCCGGTCGATGATCATGGACTTCACCACGCCATcggaggaggaggtggtgatCTCCTCCCACTCACACTCCTGCTCCGACAGTTCCAGGTAGGTCTGGTGGTCGATGAGGCCCTTGCGATAGGCCTCATACACGGACATCTCCTTGCCTGTCTCTGGGTCAACGATGACCACCCTGCGCTTGCGGACGGAGGACTTGGAGGACGTCTTCCTCTCCCGCTTCTTCTCCTTCaggggcaggaggcagaggcCGGTTTCCGGGTCAGTGATGCACCGCTCCATGAGCTGCAGGTAGGTGAGGTTCTCCTCTGTGTTGGGGTCGAAGAAGCCCTTGGTGTCATCGCTGGGGTCCAGCAGGATCTCATTCATCTCCTCGTCGAAGAGGCCCCTCTTGTAGGCGATCTCCACAGGCAGGCGGTGGCTCTCCTCAGGGTCGATGATGCCGCCGGTGGCGATCTGGGCCTCCAGCAGGCGGATCCCGTGGTCCTTCAGGATCAGCCCCTTCTTCATGGCCTGGAAAAGGGAGATGAGCTTCCCAGAGTAGGGGTCCCGGTAGCCGGTGACGGCcctttcagcagaaagcagcttgtCCTTGAATTCGGGGCCCACAATGCCCATGCGAACGGCCTCCTCCACAGTCAGCTTCAGGCCCTTGATGGGGTCGATGACGTAGCCCGTGGCTGCCTGTGCCTCCAGGAGCTCAAACGCGGTGCCAGGCCGGATGATGCCCTTCTTCATGGCCTGGTACACAGAGAGCCGCTCCTTGGTGGAGTCCACGAAGACGCCGGCAATGCAGCTGGTGCCCTCCAGGAACTTCTTCAGGTTCTTGGAGACCTCCTCGATAGAGGTGAGTCCTTCCTGCAGGCGCTGCGCAGTGGCCTCGTCCATCACCTGCGAGCGGACCAGCTCCTCCACTGTGATCTGCTTGCGCAGGCCACGGAAGGTGAGCTTCCGCGCATCGCagagtggcagcagcagcagcccgcTGCCCTCATCCTGGCGGCACCGCTTCAGCAGCTGTGTGTAGCTCAGCTTCTCCTCCGTGGATGGGTCCACGTAGCTTCGCACCTCACTGGGCTCAGACAGCATGTCGTACGTGTCCTTGTTGATGAAGCCCCGCTGGTAAGCCACCTCCAAGGGCAGGTGGAAGCCCAAGTGTGGGTCGATGATGCCACCAGTGGCGATCTGGGCGTCCAGGAGCTTGAGGGCCTCTTCGCTGGGAATGAGGTCCTTCTTCATGGCCTGGAAGATGGAGATCTTCTGCTCGCTGTAGGGGTCTCTGTACCCAGTCACGGCCCTCTCGGCGGACAGGAGCCGGTCGTGGATCTCAGGCCCCACTACACCTTTCCTGACGGCCTCATCAACGGTCAGCATCTCGTTCTTCATGGGGTCGATCATGAAGCCGGTGGCAGCCTGGGCCTCCAGGAGGGAACGGGCCACTTCCGAGCTGATCAGCCCCTTCTTCAGTGCCTGGTAGATGCTGAGCTTCTGCTTGGAGGAGGGGATGTAGATACCAGCCACACAGCCCGACCCATAGAGGTACTTCCAGATGGTCTCCACCTCCAGGAGCTCCCGGAAGGTCTTGgagccctgcttgagcaggttGTAGATGTCTTGGGAAATGATCTTGGCCTCGTAGAGTTCCTCAGCCGTGATGCGGCGCCGGACGTAGTCATAGGACGTGAGATTCTGCTGCCGGATGATCTCAGTCTTCTCGATGATCTcaatgatgatgatgatcatGCGCTCCTTGGACACACGGCCTGACTTGAACTCCTCCATGAGCTGCTTCCGCTGCTCCTCGGGCAGCAGGTCTGAGTGCATGATCTCCCACAGCGACATGGAGGAGCCCGCCCTGCTGCCCACCGGGATGTCCACCTGCGTCTCCTCAAACACCTTCCGCGTCTCTGCCTCGGTGTAGACCTGTGTGGTCTCTACCACTGTCGGCTTCTCAGGCTCCCGCAGTGGCAGCAGGTACAGGCCAGTCTCAGGATCCTCAATGCACCTCTCCTTCAGCTGTGTGTAGGTGAGGTTCTCCTGCGTGTTGGGGTCGAAGAAGCCCCTGGTGTCATCAGTGGGGTGGGAGAGGGTTCGGTTCATCTCCTCATCGAAGTACCCACGCTTGTAGGCCACCTCCAGGGGCAGGCGGTGGCTGTGCACGGGGTCAATGATGCCGCCGGTGGCGATCTGGGCCTCGAGCAGGCGGATGCCGTGCTCCTTGACAATGAGCCCCTTCTGCATGGCCTGGAAGAGGGAGATGGTATTGCCCGAGTAGGGGTCCTTGTAGCCGGTGACGGCCTTCTCGGCAGACAGCAGCTTCTCGTGCAGCTCGGGCCCCACCACACCAGCCTTGACAGCCTCATTGACATAGAGCTTACGGTTCTTCACAGCGTCAATCAGGAACCCGGTGGCTGCCTGGGCCTCCAGGAGgaccacagcagtgctgggctgcagcaggttCCGCTTCATGGCCTCGTAGATGTTGAGTTTCTCCTTGGTTGCCTCCACATAGACACCGGCAATGCAGTCGCTGCCATACAGGAATCTCCGCACTGCCTCTGTATCGGAGAAGTCCTTCACTGACTTCTTGCCTTCCTTCAGCTGCTCATACTGAGCTTTGGTGATGATGCGGGACTCCACCAGCTCGCTGGCCGGAACAGGAGCCCGGAGCCCACTGAACGTcagcttctcctgcttcttGGTCTCTGCCTCCTCGATGATAGTGATGACAATCTTGATGATCTTCTCGATGGTCACCTTGCCGGTCTTGTACTGCCGGAGGAGCTCCCGCCTGTGCTCCTCCGTGAAGTACTCAGAGTGGATCAGCTCCCAGATGGTCATGGTCTGGCCCTTCATGCTGCCCACTGGGACCTCCACAGTCGTCTTGTCGAAGCACTCCTTTGCCTGGCTGTCAGTGTAGACCTCCTCCTGCTGCGCCTGGATGGCTTGGTCAGACAGAGGCAGCAGGCAGAAGCCGGTCTGCTTGTCACGGCGGCAGGTCTTCTGCAGCTGGGCGTAGGTGAGGTGTTCCTGGGTGTTGGGGCAGTAAAAAGCCTTGGCGTCATCACGGAACTCGGCCATCGCCTCGTTCATCTCCGGGTCGAAGTAGCCACGTTTGTAGGCAACGTCAAGTGGGAGCCGGTGGCTGTGGATGGGGTCGATGATGCCGCCAGTGGTGAGCTGGACATCCAGCAGACGCACCCCAGTGTCGCTGGGGATGAGGCCCTTCTTCAGCGCCTGGAACAGGGAAACCGTCTGCCCTGTGTAGGGGTCCTTGTAGCCAGTCACTGCCttctctgctgacagcagcttCTCGTGCAGCTCTGGACCCACCACCTCAGCCTTCACAGCCTCATCCACAGAGAAGAGTGTGTTCCTCACGGGGTCGATGATGTAGCCGGTGGCAGCCTGGGCCTCCAGCAGAGACAGGGCGACCTCTGGCTTCAGCAGGTTCCTCTTCAGGGCGTCGTAGAAGGTGAACTTCTGGCCAGTCGACTCCACCAGGATGCCAGCAATGGCGTCGGTGCCCTTCAGGTACTGCCGCACGGACTCCATCTCCGCCACGTCCTTCACCGACTTCttgccctggtgcagctggtTGTAGAGGTCTTTGTTGATGATTttgctctccagcagctccgcAGCGGGCACGGGGGCCCGCAGGCCCTCAAAGCACATCTGGCTCTTTTTCTCGCTTTCCTCCACAACCGTGATGATGATCTTGATAATCTTCTCCACTGTGATCTTGCCGGTCCGGTACTGCTGGATCAGGTCCCGCCTTTGGTCCTCGGTGAAGTATTCAGAGTTGATGATCTCCCAGATGGTCACTGTCTTCCCCTGGAACTTGCCAAACGGCGCCGTCACCGTGGCCTTCTTGAAGACGTCTTTGGCTTCTTTGTCGGTGTAGACCAGCTCCCTGGCTTTGGCTGCCTGGTCGGTGAGGGGCAGGAGGCTCAGCCCCGTGTCTGGGTCAGTCACACACCGCTCCAGGAGCTGTATGTAGGTGAGGTTCTCCTGTGTGTTGGGGTCGAAGAAGCCCTTGGTGTCATCGGTGGGGTCGGAGAGGGTTCGGTTCATCTCCTCGTCAAAGTACCCACGCTTGTAGGCAGCTTCCACGGGCAGACGGTGGCTGTGCACGGGGTCGATGATGCCGCCGGTGGCGATCTGGGCCTCAAGCAGGCGGATGCCGTGCTCCTTGACGATGAGCCCCTTTTGCATGGCCTGGAAGAGGGAGATGCGGTCGCCGGTGTAGGGGTCCTTGTAGCCGGTGACCGCCCGCTCCGCTGCCAGCATCTTGTTGTGCAGCTCAGGCCCGATGACACCCTCACGCACAGCCTCACTCACAGAGAGCCGTGCATTCCGCACTGGGTCGATGATGAAGCCGGAGGCAGCCtgagcctccagcagcaccagcgcTGTGCCCGGgctcagcagcttctgcttcatGGCCTCGTAGATGCTCATCTTCTCGTTGGTGGGTTTGATCAACAACCCGGCCACGCTGCTCTGGCCCTGCAGGTACCTCCTGACCTCGTTCCTCTGTGCGAGCTCACCAACGCTCACAGTGCCCTTCAccagctgctccaggctctCCTGGCTCAGGACACCAGCATCCACCAGCTTGCCTGCGGGCACCTTCTGCCGGATGCCATCGAAGGCAAACTCAGGCTCACCATTGTGCGCGAGGCCATCCAATGCGTCCCTGTCATTGGGCATGGCTTGGACATGCGGCTGCACCGCAGCCACCATGGCCTCCCTGGGCAGGTCGTCTGTCTGGATCATGATCTCACGGGTCTGCGCCAGTGCCGCCTTGTACTCCTCCTGCAtctgctccagcctctccctCAGCTTCTGGTTCTCCTCTTCCAGaagcttctcctgctgctgccgctgctgctccagctgctgcagctcctcctgcttgTGCCGGAcgttctcctctgcttccttctgatGCCTCTTGGCCTCATCCAGCATGGCTTtcaactgctgcttctcctgctccatCTCCTTTTGCTGCCGCTCCTGCTCCGCCTTCAGGTTCTGGGCTTTGTCCACCTCATCTTTAAAGAGCTTCTCCAGCTTCGATTTCTCCTCCTCGATGAacttctccttctgcagcagcgCATCCTTCTCCGTCAgaaagctctgctgcaggagctgcgtCTCCTGCCGGAGCTGCGCCTGCTGGGCCACCTGCATCTGGGGTGGGAGAGAGGACAGCACGGTCAAACGGTGCCATGCAGCGCCaggggggatggggagggagacATGCACCATGGCGGCACGGGGTAGGGCTGCAGTGTCACTCAGCCACATGGGCTCCAGTGCAGGGGTTAGGAGTGAATGGGAGCAGAGCAAGGTTAGGGAGCTGCAGCAAACAACACGGGGTGGGACAAGCAGGGATGAGACACAAGggttcagctctgggaccccaacacaagagggacacaGAACTATTggaacgagtccagaggaggaggccacggagatgctacaagggctggagcagctctgctctggagccaggctgagagagctgggctggggcagcctggagaagagaaagctccttaaggggagaccttagagcagctccagtgcctaaaggggctccaggaaacctggagaggggctttggacaagggatgcagggatgggatgaggaggaacgGCTCCaactggaagaaggaagagttgggatcttgggaagaagttcttcaccaTGAGAGTGGTGGGACACTCTGAAAggttgaagggagaagctgtggctgccccatccctggcagtgttcaaggccaagttggacacaggggcttggagcaacctgctctagtggaagacgtccctgcccgtggcagagggctggaactggaggagctttaaggtcccttccaaccattcCATGACTTTGGATACTGCTGTGTCAGGTACCAAGGTGGGAGCTGGGCATAGAGAGGATCAAGGGAGGACAGGCCACCAGAAAAGTGCTAGGGTCACCCCACcgcagcaggagctgcagcagcaggagagggcaGAGGGCAACGGGAGGTCTTGCCCTGACACCCAGGGCGGGGTTTGCATTGCTGCACCAATGGTGGTTCCACACATGCCCCTGACCCACAGCGTGGGGGTCCTGTCCCCCAGCAGCCCAGAGGCTGGGGGATGGACACGGGCTGGAGGCTCGGGCAGTGCAGCAGCTCCGTGCCTGTGCCCATGCCGCAGGGGCTGCAGCGACGGTGGCCGGGACCCGGTGCCGcgtggctggggaaggggaagaggtcCCTGCATGCCACCACCGCTAAGGGGACCCGGTCACCCAGTACCTCCTCCgccttctgctgcagcaatgCCGCCTCctgcttcagcttctccttctcccactCCAGGTCGGCGATGGCCTGGCGCAGCTTCTCTGCGTCCTGGTCACTCTGGTGCCGCTGGATCTCCAGGGTGTGCACCAGCGTCATCTTCTCCTGCGTGGCCAGCTCGGTCTGGTGCAGCCGCTCACTGATCTCCTCCGCCTGCTTCTTGAACCTCTTGGCCTCCTCCTCGGCCTTGGCCTGGGCCATGCTCATCTCCGTCACATGCAGCTTGAGGCGCTCGGCCTCGGCCGTTATCTCTAGCTGCCGCCGGCGCTCAGCCTCCAGCGTCTTCTGGAAGCCCTCGGTCTCCTCTGCCAGGCGCTGCTGCATCTGCTCCTTGTCCTCCTGCAGCCGCTTGGCATGTTCCTGCGCCAGgtccttctgcttctgcagcatctcagcCTCGGCCTTGAGCCGCGTGGCCTCCTGCACCGCCTGCATCTTCTCCTTCAACATCTTCTCGGCCAGCGCCCGCTGCTGTGCCAGGTCATCCTCGGCAAGCTGCCGCATGCGTGCAGCCTCCTGGGCCTCCACGCTGAGCCGCGCCACCTCCTCAGCCACCTGCTTCATCTTCTCGGCCTCCTCCGCCAGCAGCTTCTGCGTGTTGTCCTTGTCCTTGAGGATCAGCGCCTTGTTCTCCTCCTCAATGCGGCTCTTCAGCCTCgccagctcctccagctgaACCCGCACCCTGAAGAGCTCCTCCTCGACCTGCGCCTTCTGCCGCACGGCGTCGCTCGCCTCCTCCTTCAGCCGCTGCAGCTCCTCATCCAGGATGTTCTTCTGGTGGTCCGTCTCCTCCAGCCGCAGCTTCACCTTGGTGAGCTCCTGCTCCACCTGTGCCTTCTGTCGCAGCGTCTGCTCCGCAAACTTCTTGTGCTTCTCCATCTCGGCGTCGGCCAACTGCTTCTGCCGCAGTGCCGCCTGCTCGGCCtgcgcccgccgcgccgcctccAGCTCCGCCTCCTTGCGCAGCGCCTCGGCTGCCGCCTGTGCCCGCGCCGTggcagctgcctcctcctctgcgCGCTGCTTCAGCCGCTCGGCCTCCTCCACGCGCCGCCGCGACAGCCCCGCGTCCTGCTCGGCCTGGCCCCGCGCCAGCTCAGCCTCCTCGGCCACTCGCCGTGCGCGCTCGGCCTCTTCGCGCAGCCGCTCCACCAgactctgctcctgctgccgcgcctgctgcagctcctgctcctgctgctgcatggcGGCCAGCCGCGCCTTCTCCTCTGCCGCGATGCGCTTCTGTGCTGCCTCCCGCGCCAGCTGCACCTGCCGCTCCGACTCCTTCTCCGCCAGCTCCTTCTGCCGCCGCGCATCCTCCACCATGGCCCGGAGCCGCTCCACCTCCTCCAGTGCCAGGCGCCGCTGCCGCGCCGCATCCTCCTCGGCCGCCAGGATGTCCTGCAGTTTCTCCTCGGCCTCGCGCCGCCGGCCCTCCTCCTGCAGTGCCAGCGCCCGCTGCCGCTCAGCCTCGCGCTCCGCCTGCTCGCGGCTGCGCTGCACCTCCTCGGCCTCGCTGCGGATGCGGCTCAGCTCCCGCTCCAGCTCACTCTTGCCCGCCGAGGCCCGCTCGAAGCTGGCCTTGAGCACACGGATCTCCTCCTCCACCTGCCGCCGCTGCCGCAGCGTGTCCTCCACCAGCCCCTTCTGCCGCTCCAGCTCGCTCTCGGAGCTGCGCTTCAGCTGTGCGATCTTCTCCTCGATGtcctgcttgtgctgggccgcctgctcctccagcagccgCCGCTGGTATGCCTCGTCCTCCGCCAGCCGCCGCAGCCGCTCGttctctgcctccttctccttcagcgCAATCTCCGCCTCCGCCTTCAGCCGCGATGCCTCGTTGATGGCCGTCAGCTTCTCCTTCAGGATGCGCTCGGCCTCAGCGCGCTGCCGCCCGGCCTCGTCCTCTGCCAGCTGCCGCTGCCGCTTGGCCTCCTCAGAGAGGGCGCGCAGCCGCGCTGCCTCCTCCGCCAGCTCCCGCAGCTTGCTGGCCTCAGCCTCCAGCCGCTGCTTCGACTTCTCGCTGCTGGAGCGCGACTCCTCCTCCGCCCGGgccttgctctgcagcagcacctccatCTCAGCCCGCAGCTTCGCCAGCTCATCCTCAACCTCCTTCCGCTTCTGGATGGCCTCGCTCACCTCCTCCTTCAGCCGGGactgctcctcctccagcagcagccgTTGCTGCTCCCCGTTGTCCATCTCTGCCTTCAGCCGGATCAGCTCCTGCTCCGCCGCCAGCTTCTGCTGTGCCGTGCCCTCCGCCAGCTCTcgctgcttctccagctcctcctcagcTGCCTCCTTCTGCCGCAGAGCCGCCTGCTCCGCCTTAGCGCGCTTGCGGGCCTCGCGCTCCGCatcctccttctgcttctctgcctcctcctgcgCCAGCGTCTTCTGGTGCGCCACCTCCTCCGCCTGCAGCCGCAGCCGCAGCGCCTCGTTGGCCTTCTGCCGCCAGcgctccagctccttctccgCCTCCTCCCGCGACTGCTCGGCCTcgcgctgctgctgcttcaggcGCTCggcctcctcctgcagctgcgCCACTGCCACGTGCTCGCGCTGCAGCGACAGCTCCAGCTGCGCCGTCTGCTCGGCCAGGGAGCGGCGCCGGCTCTGCAGCTCGGCCTCGGCGCTGCGCTGCGCCGCCTCCTGTGCCACCTGGATCTGACGCTGCTTTTCGGCCTCCGCCTGCCGCAGGCGCCGCTCAGCCTCCTCCGCCTGCAGCCGCAGGCCCTCCAGTGCCGCCACCGCCTCCTGCTTCTCACGCGCCGCATCGCGCTCGGCCCGCACCTTGCGCGCCAGCTCCTCCTCAGCCTCGCGCTTCTTCTGGCTCTCATCCTTCACCTGCCGGCGCAGGCGCTCGGCCTCATCCTGCGCCTGCCGCTTCTGCCGCTCTGCCTCCTCAGCACGCGCCCGCAGCTCGCACAGCTCGGCCTCGGCGCCCAGGCGCTGCCGCTCCGTGCTCTCCAGCTGCCGCCGGATCACCCGGAtctcctcctccaccttctTGCGGCTGGACTCGGCCTCCTCAATTAGCTTCACCTTGGCCTCGATCTGGTGGTCCGAGTTCTGccgcagctgcagcagctcctgctggatgttctgcttctgctgctctgcgTCCACGGCCACGACCTCGCGCCG
This window harbors:
- the PLEC gene encoding plectin isoform X10, with product MDAAERAVTRIADERDRVQKKTFTKWVNKHLIKAQRHVNDLYEDLRDGHNLISLLEVLSGDTLPRERDVVRSLRLPREKGRMRFHKLQNVQIALNYLKHRQVKLVNIRNDDIADGNPKLTLGLIWTIILHFQISDIQVSGQSEDMTAKEKLLLWSQRMVEGYQGLRCENFTASWRDGRLFNAIIHRHKPMLIDMSRVYRQSNLENLEQAFTVAERDLGVTRLLDPEDVDVPQPDEKSIITYVSSLYDAMPRVPEAQDGVKANELQLRWQEYYEVVTLLLQWMRQHTISFEERRVPASYEEIELLWRQFLKFKETELPAKEADKNRSKAIFQAMEGAVQSGQLKVPPGYHPLDVEKEWGALHVAVLEREKLLRAEFERLERLQRVVTKLQMESGLCEEQLNQADALLQAELRLLEAGKGPQKAAEVERDLDKADGMIRLLFTDVQSLKDGRHPQGEQMYRRVYRLHERLVSIRTEYNLRLKSGVPVSVAVAPVAVAAPVAAAPSEAALRYVQELRGWVQDNQRRVAGAGWGMDLPSLESLLSAHRGLHRDIHDFGAKVQRARDDEAQLPPSSRGAYRESLGKLEQEYGELLESSSQRLRHLEALLGFVGAATAELLWLSQREDEEVTFDWSDRGPALPAKQEAYSGLMRELELRERRVQELQSCGEQLLREQHPARDTIESFLAALRTQWSWMLQLCCCVETHLKENGAYFQFFAEVREAERLLRELRDLMGRKLRSDRGLSAARLEDLLQHANELREQLQEVGAQLPALSRRASTIVQLKPRSPGAAVQGRPRLQAVCDYRQLQITVHKQDTCTLLSNAQPHKWKVLSGSGEAEVPSVCFILPPPNPEALDAVRRLEAEHQEILELWHQLHQDLRSLRAWQCLTRDMRQIQAWSQLTFRTLPPEECRQALQSLETHYQEFLRESRDSRSFAPEERQQLQREYEACARHHDRLRRGHEKGEQDESLCQSFLSRLKELSLQLQRCESSTIHCLRLPLDKNPQAECARRITEQQQIHVELEGIRKSLDSVGEEAQEVLAQAEPPGSAPVLRSELEVMLQKMEQVYSLSSIYLEKLKTINLVIHSTQGAEELLKKYEDQLKDVQTVPADLQELEATQAELKRLRAQAEGHQPLFSTLETDLGKAKDVNERMVRGHSERDVDLERFRERVQQLLERWRGVLAQADLRHRDLEQLGRQLRSYRESCAALRHWLQEARRRQEEIQAVPIAGSASVRQQLLQEQELLEECDRNKEKVEECQRHAKQYIDAIKDYELQLVSFKAQVEPMASPAKKPKVQSASDSIIQEYVDLRTQYSELTTLTSQYIKFITDTLRRLEDEEKAAEKLKEEERKRLAEVEAQLEKQRQLAEAHAKAKAQAEAEARELQLRMQEEVARREVVAVDAEQQKQNIQQELLQLRQNSDHQIEAKVKLIEEAESSRKKVEEEIRVIRRQLESTERQRLGAEAELCELRARAEEAERQKRQAQDEAERLRRQVKDESQKKREAEEELARKVRAERDAAREKQEAVAALEGLRLQAEEAERRLRQAEAEKQRQIQVAQEAAQRSAEAELQSRRRSLAEQTAQLELSLQREHVAVAQLQEEAERLKQQQREAEQSREEAEKELERWRQKANEALRLRLQAEEVAHQKTLAQEEAEKQKEDAEREARKRAKAEQAALRQKEAAEEELEKQRELAEGTAQQKLAAEQELIRLKAEMDNGEQQRLLLEEEQSRLKEEVSEAIQKRKEVEDELAKLRAEMEVLLQSKARAEEESRSSSEKSKQRLEAEASKLRELAEEAARLRALSEEAKRQRQLAEDEAGRQRAEAERILKEKLTAINEASRLKAEAEIALKEKEAENERLRRLAEDEAYQRRLLEEQAAQHKQDIEEKIAQLKRSSESELERQKGLVEDTLRQRRQVEEEIRVLKASFERASAGKSELERELSRIRSEAEEVQRSREQAEREAERQRALALQEEGRRREAEEKLQDILAAEEDAARQRRLALEEVERLRAMVEDARRQKELAEKESERQVQLAREAAQKRIAAEEKARLAAMQQQEQELQQARQQEQSLVERLREEAERARRVAEEAELARGQAEQDAGLSRRRVEEAERLKQRAEEEAAATARAQAAAEALRKEAELEAARRAQAEQAALRQKQLADAEMEKHKKFAEQTLRQKAQVEQELTKVKLRLEETDHQKNILDEELQRLKEEASDAVRQKAQVEEELFRVRVQLEELARLKSRIEEENKALILKDKDNTQKLLAEEAEKMKQVAEEVARLSVEAQEAARMRQLAEDDLAQQRALAEKMLKEKMQAVQEATRLKAEAEMLQKQKDLAQEHAKRLQEDKEQMQQRLAEETEGFQKTLEAERRRQLEITAEAERLKLHVTEMSMAQAKAEEEAKRFKKQAEEISERLHQTELATQEKMTLVHTLEIQRHQSDQDAEKLRQAIADLEWEKEKLKQEAALLQQKAEEMQVAQQAQLRQETQLLQQSFLTEKDALLQKEKFIEEEKSKLEKLFKDEVDKAQNLKAEQERQQKEMEQEKQQLKAMLDEAKRHQKEAEENVRHKQEELQQLEQQRQQQEKLLEEENQKLRERLEQMQEEYKAALAQTREIMIQTDDLPREAMVAAVQPHVQAMPNDRDALDGLAHNGEPEFAFDGIRQKVPAGKLVDAGVLSQESLEQLVKGTVSVGELAQRNEVRRYLQGQSSVAGLLIKPTNEKMSIYEAMKQKLLSPGTALVLLEAQAASGFIIDPVRNARLSVSEAVREGVIGPELHNKMLAAERAVTGYKDPYTGDRISLFQAMQKGLIVKEHGIRLLEAQIATGGIIDPVHSHRLPVEAAYKRGYFDEEMNRTLSDPTDDTKGFFDPNTQENLTYIQLLERCVTDPDTGLSLLPLTDQAAKARELVYTDKEAKDVFKKATVTAPFGKFQGKTVTIWEIINSEYFTEDQRRDLIQQYRTGKITVEKIIKIIITVVEESEKKSQMCFEGLRAPVPAAELLESKIINKDLYNQLHQGKKSVKDVAEMESVRQYLKGTDAIAGILVESTGQKFTFYDALKRNLLKPEVALSLLEAQAATGYIIDPVRNTLFSVDEAVKAEVVGPELHEKLLSAEKAVTGYKDPYTGQTVSLFQALKKGLIPSDTGVRLLDVQLTTGGIIDPIHSHRLPLDVAYKRGYFDPEMNEAMAEFRDDAKAFYCPNTQEHLTYAQLQKTCRRDKQTGFCLLPLSDQAIQAQQEEVYTDSQAKECFDKTTVEVPVGSMKGQTMTIWELIHSEYFTEEHRRELLRQYKTGKVTIEKIIKIVITIIEEAETKKQEKLTFSGLRAPVPASELVESRIITKAQYEQLKEGKKSVKDFSDTEAVRRFLYGSDCIAGVYVEATKEKLNIYEAMKRNLLQPSTAVVLLEAQAATGFLIDAVKNRKLYVNEAVKAGVVGPELHEKLLSAEKAVTGYKDPYSGNTISLFQAMQKGLIVKEHGIRLLEAQIATGGIIDPVHSHRLPLEVAYKRGYFDEEMNRTLSHPTDDTRGFFDPNTQENLTYTQLKERCIEDPETGLYLLPLREPEKPTVVETTQVYTEAETRKVFEETQVDIPVGSRAGSSMSLWEIMHSDLLPEEQRKQLMEEFKSGRVSKERMIIIIIEIIEKTEIIRQQNLTSYDYVRRRITAEELYEAKIISQDIYNLLKQGSKTFRELLEVETIWKYLYGSGCVAGIYIPSSKQKLSIYQALKKGLISSEVARSLLEAQAATGFMIDPMKNEMLTVDEAVRKGVVGPEIHDRLLSAERAVTGYRDPYSEQKISIFQAMKKDLIPSEEALKLLDAQIATGGIIDPHLGFHLPLEVAYQRGFINKDTYDMLSEPSEVRSYVDPSTEEKLSYTQLLKRCRQDEGSGLLLLPLCDARKLTFRGLRKQITVEELVRSQVMDEATAQRLQEGLTSIEEVSKNLKKFLEGTSCIAGVFVDSTKERLSVYQAMKKGIIRPGTAFELLEAQAATGYVIDPIKGLKLTVEEAVRMGIVGPEFKDKLLSAERAVTGYRDPYSGKLISLFQAMKKGLILKDHGIRLLEAQIATGGIIDPEESHRLPVEIAYKRGLFDEEMNEILLDPSDDTKGFFDPNTEENLTYLQLMERCITDPETGLCLLPLKEKKRERKTSSKSSVRKRRVVIVDPETGKEMSVYEAYRKGLIDHQTYLELSEQECEWEEITTSSSDGVVKSMIIDRRSGRQYDIDDAIGKGLIDQSALDQYRAGTLSITEFADMLSGNMSGFRSRSSSVGSSSSYTVSPAPVRTQISMWSDPTEETGPVAGILDTDTLEKVSITEAMRRNLVDNITGQRLLEAQACTGGIIDPTTGDKCTVADAVTKGLVDKIMVDRINLAQKAFYGFEDPRTKTKMSAAQALKKGWLYYEAGQRFLEVQYLTGGLIEPDVEGRVALDEALQKGTIDARTAQKLRDVNTYSKYLTCPKTKLKISYKDAMDRSMVEDGTGLRLLEASSQSSKGYYSPYNVSSAGSTSGSRSGSRTGSRSGSRRGSFDATGSGFSMTFSSSSYSSSSFGRRYTMGPVEAAAASALVWSCGWEASAERAGMHQLPLRMA